From the Miscanthus floridulus cultivar M001 unplaced genomic scaffold, ASM1932011v1 fs_815_4_5, whole genome shotgun sequence genome, the window GCACGACATCAACTTAATCACTCGGAATAGTCACAAGAATTACAGGACAGGAAATCAACATCAGCAGTTCATCCGCTGGGACAAAAGTGCGCTTCCACACGGATGCCACCATCTCGTCTTCACCGGCCAACAGGGCATTTTTCCCTATGTATAGACAACCCATCGTCCGATTATTCAAGCTGTCAATAGTAATGTATACCCCTTCAGAGGGACCAAAGAATCATTTCCTTTCTTTTACCCTAGTAAGGGAGTGTTTAGatccggctactaaaatttaggagatgtgTCGAGAAAATGTTGCATGAagtgtttggatactaacaaaaaaaataaattacataatccgtcaataCTCCACGAgacaatttttaagcctaattaatctatcattagcatatgtttactgtagcaaaacactgtcaaatcataaactaattaggctcaaaagattcgtctcgtaaattagtcgcaaactatgtaattaatttcgtaattagtctatatttaatactccatacatatatccaaacatctgatgggacaacgactaaaatttaggaggggcagcCAAACACGGCCTAAGCCTGTGAAACCTCATCCACACCGCTGCTACTTATTTTTCTGGAGCAGCAGCTGCCTGCACCTTTGGCCTTTAGGCATCAGGAACACGCTTGGCTTTCTGCAGGATCGACTTCTCATACCTCTCCATCCCACGTGCTGACCTCCGCGCATTACACAACATGCAGTACCAGTTACCTCTCGGGATACTTTCAAGCGGCGGAGTCATGCAGTAAATGTGATAAGCATCATcacagccatcacacaacactATTTCTTCATCATCCTTGTTTCTGAAGCAGCGTCTGCACAGGCAAGACGGGCAGTACCAGCATGCTAGATTCTTCTGCCTCTCACTTGCAATCTGGCTTTCTTTCATGCACAGGACATGATAGAACTTGTAAGCACAGTAAGGATGGCCGCATACCAAGaacttcttgttctcatcttcacatGTGCCACAATGCTTGCACAAGTTTGCTAGAGCAGTTGTTGAGAGGTCCGGTTCACTGTCTTCATCCATGCTTGACACTGAGCTCTCCTGGGTTTTGACGGCCAATTCAGGTTGGATAACATCTTCAGCGGGTTCTTCTGGCTTCTCCACCACGAGCCACTCGCATACATCGCAGCCTTCATGTGATCTGCCATTATTGTTATTCTTTGAAGGTCCGTCTAATCCAACACAGCTGGGACAGTACCATTTTGCTGGGGCCTCTTCATCAATGGCAAGCTTGAGACATGAAACATGGTATGCGGCTTCACATTTATCACAGATAATTCTTCCTTCACTGTCTGCCTTTCTGCAACAATCCTTGCAAATTCCATCCGATCCAGATGTCCCAGTTTGTTTGGGTATTGTAGAATGGCCAGAATCGCAAGGGGGAGTCAACTCCCTTAGGGCTTTGTGGGCGCCACCAACCAAACTTGTTTCCTAATAAAGGGTGCAGTTATTAATGAATGGGGTATAACAAATCCTAACAACGAAACAATGGTCAGCAGAAATGTTCATAGCACACCATTCACCTCTATCCTGTGTTCAGCCACATCAATTTCTGAAACGCCAGAAGCCTACAAAAAATATTTCTATAAGCAATGACCAACATAAATGGAATGATATCAACAATACAACGCCCTGAATCAAAATCTATGGCTATCACCATAAATTATGCCAACGAAGCACCAACAGAAAACTCATGTTACCTGCTTTTGATGAGAAGCCTGTGAAATCAGTGAGAGACTGCTTGCCAGACCAGCCATTTGTTGGCCAACATGTTCAATCTTCTTCCATATCTAGATAATAAACAAATATACATACATATTAAAAGAAACAAACAGCATTGATGGTATGTTTTCAACTGCATGTTTATGTTAACTTCTGGGGGTGTTCCGTACATGAATAACAGCAAACAAAAGAATTTACAGATGAGAGAAAAATGGAAAAACAAATATCAGAGGACCTCTTTGGCCATTGAGATATATAGGAGGTACTAACACATAAACCAAATCTAATTGCTTATTCCTTGGCCCCAAAAATATTAAGATAACTTTCCTGTTTTTGCCTTCTTTCATTTAAGAACAGCAGTGAACAAGGTAAATAAATGCTTCCTCACAATACATGGATTGAAACATACTTATTGAGTAGTTGCGTATGGCAGCGTGACGCAACCCATGTCCGATTTATGTGTATTCATGACTACCATCACCTTGTGATTCACTTCAAGAGAGAATTCCAAGGGAGTTGGCAAGGTGAAGTCAAGGGCAGCGAATGACACGGGCGGCGAGGAACAGAGCACAGATTCATGAAGACCAAGACAGCGGATCCCTTCCCACGAGAAACAGCTATTAGATGTCCATTATTGGAAAAGGAGGCAACAGATCTCTGATTGGCCTCAAGCCAGTAGAGAAATATGACTATGAGGTTACATATATGCCCTTTTAGTTGAGCATACCTATTCCAGCTACAGTGGCATTGGAAAATGATTCTGatgtttggaatttggatggttatTAGAAGAATTTGCAAGGGCCAACCCATGCGCTGGAAAAAGGGACCAAAACAGGCAGCGAACACAGGAAGGATCATTCCTAACTATATGACCTTTTGAATCTATGTAGTCAAACAGACAAGCAAAAGGGACAGGTTTCAAATTTGAGCATTGATATAACCTACCATAGGCTCTCAAGTAGAACCACAGCTACATCTTTTTCTATATCAGAGAAAACAGCACaggaaaaaaaaaggaatgaGGCAAACAAACAAACAGGTACCTGTTTGATATCATGGTCAAGCAGCGCAGGGTTCTGTGCATAATCCCCATTTCTCATCTTGGCATCAATTATTTGCAAACCAATCAGGTCATCAGGCTTATTGACATGGAATGTTGCAGCTAGCAGATCACACAGCATGGCAAACTTCTCGGAGATTAGAATGTCAAAGAGAGCTTTATGGCACATCCCCTTGTTGGCTTCCAAAGATGCAGCTGTTCCATCTTCTAACTGAACCAAGGCATCACTATTCTCTTCGGAATGTACAGCTCCAACAGGGTCCTCTCTTCCTGCTCCTCCGCAGTCAGCTAAGTTCCCCTGGTAGATCAAGAAAACAAAATAGAAGCTTTTGTTAGTGGAAAGAGAAATGGAACCATTACACAAGGTGGGCATGCACATGTTATGTTCAATCTGAAGGACTGGATGGATTACTAACATGTTCTGTGGGCTGGCAACCATAATATCTGAGCGCATCTCGGATGCAGCTCTGAATCCCTCCGGAGGCCTGGTTCACAGCAGCGGATTGTAGGACGCCCTCCAGCGTGTCCCTCCAGCTTCTCCAGTGCCTGTCTAGCATTTGACGCCCACCTTGCTGGGAACTGATGGCGTGCACCACCGCGCTCATCTTATTCTGCACAGGGGAGAAAGCAGGGGAATAAATGACAAATCTCGAGAAGCAAAAGCCATGACTGACCGATAATTCCGCACCCAAGAAGACGTATGCATGCCCAAGAAGACGAGTGGCAGCATTACAAGACACCCTAGCCTCGAGAGCAAACGTTGCGAGATGGAAAGGGGATCTTTGCAAGACGGAACCGAAATCTGGCGGCGTATGAAATCTACGAGTAACTGAAGGCACCGCGAGGCTGGAGAGACGCTCGTAGTAATAAAACCCATGTCGTCGTCGTAGCAAAGAACGACGAGTTGGGGGAGGGGGGAGCTAGGGTTTGGAGGGGAATGCGTACCTTGACGGGGTCGGGGCCCGGCGTGACGGCGCTGTGGCCGGCGTTGGCGCCGGTGCCGCGGCGGCGTCTCTTGTAGGTGAGGACGTTGGATGGGTCCAGGCCTTCCGAAGCGGGGAGCTTGGGAGGACGGCCTCTGGCGGCGCCGTCGGAGGCCATACGCGGGCAGCTAGAAGAGCATGTCCCGGACCCAAGAAACGACGGCGAGATGGGGAAGGGGAAGCGCGAGGAGGGAAGAGGGTTGGAAGGCGGcgcgaggaggtggagagggctagGGTTTGAGGGGAATTTAGAGATCTCGGTCAGGCAAGCCGGGGAAGGAAACGCACGCCGGAGGGGAGGAGCGGGACGAGGGTGGGGTGGGACTGTGGGTGGGAGGGGGGAGGATGAAGCGAAGCCGAAGAAGCGGTTGTCCAAAAATTGGAGGAGCGGGGGAAAACTAGCGAGGGAGCCAAAACCTTTGTCATCATAAAAATAGGTCTAAGGGCtggtttggcagggctcctctccggTTCCGGCTCCGGCTTTTCCGGAGGAGtcctgccaaacgttttcttagaggagccgtttttcagtaaaaaacgGAGAAGCCCCTcaggaggagccgtgccaaacaagccctaagttGTATGAAAACTTCTCCTCCTCTTCCCTCATGAGTCATCACCGCCACATAGAACCTCCTAGGTCACTGGATTAAGGTTTGATGATACTAAATCAAGCTCTGTTGTCATCGAATTAAGGTTCACTGACGCTCTGCCGCCATTGGGTTGAGGTTTGTCTAGACGATATGGACCACCGCCAATGGTGGATGAACCTCTGCTGCCGCCACAGAGCTATGGTGCAAGGCGAGCCGAGCACCAGCAAGGGAAACAAACACCCCCTTGGAAGGTCACCTTGCGTTGGCGGAAGAGGATCCAAACATCCCTAGTTTATGGAAGAACAAAGACAAGGAAAGCACTTGAGTGAAGCAACGACCAGAGGtgcgaggaagaagaaagaggaggGATGGATAATGTCTATGTTTGTTTTATCTTCCTTAAATGTTAGCGAGCATAACGACAGTTAGAATTTAGGTTCAATGACAACATAACGACAAACGACATATTAGGCATTAAGGATTGTATACATAATGGAAAGGGCTCCAAGTCGATAAGGAGAAATCGGATGTGCAAGTTGTATTCATAATGATTACCGTTACAAAGTGGACCCACGATGAGGTACTCTCTTTTTAATTAATGACTACTAAATGTTCGGGCGAGGGAGTCCGAGCCTTGGTGGGTCGTCCCTTACAACAAGGTGAGGTAATTGCCACATCTACCCCTCCATTCCGAAGAGGAAGAACTTTTACCATATTGaccatgaaagcatctaggcccccggttgggtttcggtgattaataacgacacaagattactatgactaacgtgtgttttgtagaggcaatttgagttatgtcatggtaatggaaattgattgggcaatcatggttgtcatgcccctgtcgatggaaatcgtttcagtttccAAAGGatggacggactagttctaagtgtcgtttggtgttggagagacatttagagtagtttagaactttgttttttctttggccgtactattaagaggggtatggactagtagcttaaccaaggtgagtctaatggattagatgtggtgcacacttgtcaaacttagcactaggtagctcaggaatagccctaagatcgatagaagtcaacttcattcacaaagaattttGAATTAAAAGTAAATGGAGAGTTAAATGACTAACCGGACACTGGTTTGGTTGTGACCAGACGTAGCTtggagagtccgatcagttcatttgatcggcaGCAGCAGTcagagtgcgaccggacgctggacaccaGTGCTCGCCAGACGCGACGCTAGCCGTATCTGTAGCGGCGTGGACAGGCTGTTGACCacggaccagacgctgaacagagaaatgatcggactctgagtgccagcatccgatcaacaacagtaaggttccagagagtgtTTTttaatgaccggacgtgtccggtgggtgctgaccggacgtaggccagAGTCCGATCAGAGCAAACGGCTCTTTCTGATACGCTGACGTATtacactgaccggtgcgtccggtcatcctgataCTTGCTAAGTTGGACCTCAactgttatgttttgaatggggggtATAAATGCATATCTCACTCGTCCATTtaaggtctcttgcccatttgttcagctgagaaacacctttggagtgcaagggagagcaagagcctagtggggtgattgagatttgataatccaagattaaggaccttattagtgcatagagagtagcaagtgtgcatccatatttatcattaggcttgtcttgatcaagtgagagtttgtgcttgttactcttggtgattgccatcacctagacggcttggtggttgggagcttggtgatcatccgacaaaccttatggatgacccaagtcatgttgtgagcggttgtggatgattcaccgtgacggagtgtcaaagaatcagcctatagagagcacttgatccttgcgtggatcaagggggagctacacccttgcgcgggtgctccaacgacaactagtggggagtggcgactctccgatgcctcggaaaaacatcgccgcattccttttcctctctttattttgagcatttacatttgagcaatttatttcatatctttacattcctagaattgtcatgctagagtagaattgaaACCTAGGATGTAAAACTTTTGTACggcagaacaatagaaacacattctagacacaaggggtgaaataggctaagtgtagggcttaattattgcaaaaaaattagaattagcccaattcacccccccctcttgggcattttgatcctttcaattagttttggagcctcgtgctccctaaattaggcttaaccgtctagagtaagatgtcccacggggatgaaccccctcctatctttgaggaagatgattttccttattggaaaattcgcatgaaggcatacctagaggctttagatgttggagttcttagagccgcctcacaaggcttcccaaaacctaaagATCCCGCCAACCtttaaggcgatgaggttaactatgagaagtggaatgcaaaggctagaaacaccctctttagaggcctttgcaaggatgtttttaaccgtgtgtggaaccacaaa encodes:
- the LOC136533226 gene encoding PHD finger protein EHD3-like, giving the protein MASDGAARGRPPKLPASEGLDPSNVLTYKRRRRGTGANAGHSAVTPGPDPVKNKMSAVVHAISSQQGGRQMLDRHWRSWRDTLEGVLQSAAVNQASGGIQSCIRDALRYYGCQPTEHGNLADCGGAGREDPVGAVHSEENSDALVQLEDGTAASLEANKGMCHKALFDILISEKFAMLCDLLAATFHVNKPDDLIGLQIIDAKMRNGDYAQNPALLDHDIKQIWKKIEHVGQQMAGLASSLSLISQASHQKQASGVSEIDVAEHRIEETSLVGGAHKALRELTPPCDSGHSTIPKQTGTSGSDGICKDCCRKADSEGRIICDKCEAAYHVSCLKLAIDEEAPAKWYCPSCVGLDGPSKNNNNGRSHEGCDVCEWLVVEKPEEPAEDVIQPELAVKTQESSVSSMDEDSEPDLSTTALANLCKHCGTCEDENKKFLVCGHPYCAYKFYHVLCMKESQIASERQKNLACWYCPSCLCRRCFRNKDDEEIVLCDGCDDAYHIYCMTPPLESIPRGNWYCMLCNARRSARGMERYEKSILQKAKRVPDA